Proteins encoded in a region of the Candidatus Bathyarchaeota archaeon genome:
- a CDS encoding alpha/beta hydrolase, producing MEKTLNVAGYKCQALHYNAAGFPIVFLHGLSYTIEVWQRIKITEILTEKHVPFLALDMPYGIKSQCQPKTRDPQKNLAFVNEAVRTIFDSETPVLVGASIGGNIALHYAIKFPVKGLLLIAPARALEKNLVQAYSRFRFPVTIIWGSEDNIIAGEEMRTLAEKLPKAKLIVYEGASHSAYKDQPEKFKHDLLELYAKAEQA from the coding sequence TTGGAGAAAACATTAAACGTTGCTGGCTACAAGTGCCAAGCCCTACATTACAATGCTGCAGGGTTCCCGATTGTTTTCCTGCATGGGTTATCATACACCATTGAAGTTTGGCAACGCATAAAAATAACTGAAATTTTAACGGAAAAACATGTTCCTTTTTTGGCTTTAGACATGCCTTACGGAATAAAGAGTCAATGTCAACCAAAAACCCGTGACCCTCAAAAGAATCTGGCGTTTGTAAATGAGGCGGTCAGAACCATTTTTGATTCTGAGACCCCTGTTCTTGTCGGTGCCAGCATAGGCGGAAACATAGCACTGCACTATGCCATCAAGTTCCCCGTGAAAGGGTTACTGCTGATTGCGCCAGCCAGAGCCCTAGAAAAGAACTTGGTGCAAGCTTACAGCCGCTTTAGGTTTCCAGTTACGATAATTTGGGGTTCAGAAGACAACATCATCGCAGGCGAAGAAATGCGCACCTTAGCCGAAAAACTGCCAAAAGCAAAACTAATCGTTTATGAAGGCGCAAGCCACTCAGCCTACAAAGACCAGCCTGAAAAATTCAAACATGATTTGCTGGAGCTTTACGCTAAGGCTGAGCAAGCCTAA
- a CDS encoding peroxiredoxin, giving the protein MAAVKVGDKAPDFTLPSQMGDNVTLSEYFGKKNIVLYFYPKDESPGCTRQACSFRDSYEELTNLGAEVLGVSGQSVQSHKFFATHHGLPFLLLSDVGNKVRELYGVPSTMGLLPGRVTYIIDKKGIVRHIFSSQTQVQRHVDEAKNTLRQLEEEQTAT; this is encoded by the coding sequence TTGGCAGCAGTTAAAGTTGGCGATAAAGCTCCTGATTTTACGCTTCCCTCTCAAATGGGCGACAACGTGACGCTCTCAGAGTATTTTGGCAAGAAAAACATCGTCCTCTACTTCTATCCAAAAGACGAATCGCCAGGTTGCACCCGACAAGCCTGCAGTTTTCGCGACAGCTACGAAGAACTAACCAATTTAGGTGCTGAAGTTCTTGGTGTGAGCGGGCAAAGTGTGCAATCGCATAAGTTCTTTGCAACTCATCATGGTTTACCGTTTCTTCTCCTAAGCGACGTGGGCAACAAAGTCCGAGAACTCTATGGCGTTCCCTCAACCATGGGGCTACTGCCAGGACGTGTTACGTACATCATAGACAAGAAAGGCATAGTCAGGCACATTTTTTCTTCCCAAACACAAGTGCAACGCCATGTAGACGAAGCAAAGAATACACTACGGCAACTAGAAGAAGAGCAAACCGCCACTTAA
- a CDS encoding class I tRNA ligase family protein, with translation MLALYNTLTRETQPFKPLKDAQVKMYTCGPSTYQRAHIGNYRTFLYEDVLQRYLEYLGYKVTRLMTLTDVEDKAVEQAKKENLTIEELTSKNEAIFFKDFERLHIKKPDYPIRASTAVDQTVNLITNLVENGYAYWYTHKGAKNAYFEPLKFKGFGKLAHLDTSKWPKKQRRFHKDTYPGTPWNMGDFVLWHGCKPGDVCYETPIGCGRPAWNIQDAAIVTKHLGFTIDVACGGVDNLVRHHDYTLAIAEAVSGKQFSRFWLHGAHLLVAGKKMSKSVGNVYCPSDILEKGFSGEQLRFFLIYGHYREKRDFTFQKLTETSRRLGSLKSMIVELQRVKPSSQAERQQALTGRITADFERHMNNDLDVKGAFDSAYETVEELSSVSPSLGTEDVKNVLDGLRRVDSVLRCGLV, from the coding sequence TTGCTTGCACTATACAATACGCTAACGCGAGAGACTCAACCGTTTAAACCCCTAAAGGACGCGCAGGTGAAGATGTACACTTGCGGTCCATCAACTTATCAGCGCGCGCACATCGGCAACTACCGCACTTTCCTTTATGAAGATGTTCTTCAACGTTACTTGGAATACTTGGGCTATAAGGTCACAAGACTTATGACGTTAACTGACGTGGAAGACAAGGCGGTAGAGCAAGCAAAAAAAGAAAACCTCACCATAGAAGAGCTAACCAGCAAAAACGAAGCGATTTTTTTCAAAGATTTTGAGCGTTTGCACATCAAAAAACCCGACTACCCAATACGTGCTTCCACAGCAGTTGACCAAACAGTAAACTTGATTACTAATCTGGTAGAAAACGGCTATGCTTATTGGTACACACATAAAGGTGCAAAAAACGCTTATTTTGAGCCCTTAAAATTCAAGGGCTTCGGCAAACTCGCCCATTTAGACACAAGCAAGTGGCCCAAAAAACAGCGACGCTTTCACAAGGACACGTATCCTGGCACGCCGTGGAACATGGGGGATTTTGTGCTTTGGCATGGTTGCAAGCCAGGCGATGTCTGCTATGAAACTCCTATTGGTTGTGGTCGTCCAGCGTGGAACATTCAAGACGCGGCTATAGTGACTAAGCATTTGGGCTTCACTATTGATGTGGCGTGCGGTGGAGTAGACAATTTGGTTAGGCACCACGATTACACCCTTGCCATCGCTGAGGCAGTTTCTGGAAAACAGTTTTCTAGGTTTTGGCTACATGGCGCGCACCTGCTTGTGGCTGGAAAGAAAATGTCAAAGAGTGTGGGCAACGTGTATTGCCCAAGCGATATTCTTGAAAAAGGGTTTAGCGGTGAACAGTTGCGTTTCTTTCTAATTTATGGGCATTACAGGGAAAAACGTGACTTTACTTTTCAAAAGCTAACCGAAACCAGTCGGAGGCTGGGTTCACTCAAGAGCATGATAGTTGAGTTGCAGAGGGTTAAACCATCAAGTCAAGCTGAAAGGCAACAGGCGCTGACTGGCAGAATTACGGCTGATTTTGAGCGTCACATGAACAATGATTTAGACGTGAAAGGCGCTTTTGACAGCGCATATGAGACAGTTGAAGAACTAAGTTCAGTGTCTCCGTCGTTAGGTACAGAGGATGTAAAGAATGTGCTGGATGGCTTGCGCAGGGTCGACAGTGTACTGCGATGCGGTTTAGTTTAG